GAAAGTACCACCCGAACTGTCTCACTACTACTCACATGATTTACCAAATCGAACGACAAATAGTCTGCAGCACCGGCAAAGGCCGAAACGATTTCTTTCCCTACGGCCATGTCGAAGTCGCCCATCTCCGGATTAAACAACACCTCATTTTTGTAGGTCACCGTACAGTTTGTAAACTGGATTAGCATCAGTTTTCCACCCAGATTTCGCATTCCGGTTACGTTTAATCCTTCAACCGTGATTCCGCTTTCAAATTCGAAACCAATAGGTTTTCCGTCATAAAAATTATAGGCTTGCAAATCACGTGGACCCATATTTTCAATCGCCAGATTAATACCTTTCAGCTTTCCCAATGGCGAACGAAATCCGTTGCCATGTCTGCTCACTCCATGACCGATCACCTCTTTTTCACGATAGGAGAGTGCAGTTTCCCCTTCAGTTTCAAAATAAACCACCTCGTTGTCCTCGTTCTGAATCATTCGGGTAAATCGACCGCTAACCTGCAATCCGGTACTCAACTCGATAGTGCCTAATTGCTTCGATTCAATAAGTTTTTTCAATCCGCGCCACCCGCCTTTCCGAACTGCCATGGTGTTGGCAAACTCTTCCAAAACTTCCTGTAAATAAGCAAAATCGGGGGTAACGTATAGCTGAGGTTGTGGTTTTGTAATGTCAAAATCCTGGTAAGCAGCATCGATGGAATAGGGTATTTTTTTCACTCCCTCCTTCATACACCAGGCACTTTCGCCTATGGAAGAAAGTAATCCCGCGCCATAAATTTTTGGTTGCTTCACTGTTCCTACCAGACCGTATTCGACAGTCCACCAATGTAAATTTCGTATCAATGATATTTCAGAAGGATGTACTTTTTTTTCCTGAAGCATTTGTACACGCGCTTCCGCAGCATCTACTCGCTCTTGCGAAGTGCCCTCGGCCTCTTTCAGAATAGACAATTCCCGAACGGCCTCATACATTTCAATATCATGGGCGCTCGAAATTGCCTTGGCACCTACTTCCCCAAAACGACGCAAATATTCAGCGTAATCGGGACTTGCGATGATGGGTGCATGCCCCGCTCCTTCGTGAATAATATCGGGTGCCGGGGTGTATTCTATATTTTCCAGTTGCCGAATATCACTGGCAATGACAAGCACTTTATATGCCTGAAATTCCATAAACGCATTCGGCGGAATAAATCCGTCGACTGCAACGGCTGCCCACCCAATTTCTTTGAGAATACGGTTCATCCCGTACATAGACGGAATCTCGTCGATAGAAATCCCCGTTTTACGCAGCCCTTCCAGGTAACTTTCATGCGCGACCTTA
This genomic stretch from Ulvibacter sp. MAR_2010_11 harbors:
- a CDS encoding aromatic amino acid hydroxylase, translating into MEAQIETNELLDRLPPHLQQYIKPQNYEQYTPVNQAVWRYVMRKNVDYLSKVAHESYLEGLRKTGISIDEIPSMYGMNRILKEIGWAAVAVDGFIPPNAFMEFQAYKVLVIASDIRQLENIEYTPAPDIIHEGAGHAPIIASPDYAEYLRRFGEVGAKAISSAHDIEMYEAVRELSILKEAEGTSQERVDAAEARVQMLQEKKVHPSEISLIRNLHWWTVEYGLVGTVKQPKIYGAGLLSSIGESAWCMKEGVKKIPYSIDAAYQDFDITKPQPQLYVTPDFAYLQEVLEEFANTMAVRKGGWRGLKKLIESKQLGTIELSTGLQVSGRFTRMIQNEDNEVVYFETEGETALSYREKEVIGHGVSRHGNGFRSPLGKLKGINLAIENMGPRDLQAYNFYDGKPIGFEFESGITVEGLNVTGMRNLGGKLMLIQFTNCTVTYKNEVLFNPEMGDFDMAVGKEIVSAFAGAADYLSFDLVNHVSSSETVRVVLSEKEGSLNELYKEVRQVREKSPLSPPLLDSSPKLVEQLHSLFKKLRENHPEDWLLPLEIYELTRFDEVLNYLIELKERKPKVSHLINDGIALIEKQTKNQPH